A DNA window from Sphaeramia orbicularis chromosome 22, fSphaOr1.1, whole genome shotgun sequence contains the following coding sequences:
- the sav1 gene encoding protein salvador homolog 1 has product MLSRKKSKNEASKPAEVHGKYVKKETSPLLRNLMPSFIRHGPTIPRRTEVPLPDMGPSAYPVAPNRETVVSRRTPVPRPPHEVARRETHRVSAPPFMPRSLGDLSHEYGGSSQSFVTDMGPRSENGDPTRYYYPSEPYYGSQQQRPPRRIPDSFPEEYRYCDRNEHNLQRHPRQHTPPAPSRPPSGIGRIQAKSLGNLSSLTGEDLPLPAGWTVDWTIRGRKYYIDHNTNTTHWSHPLEREGLPPGWEKVESAEFGVYYVDHINKRAQYRHPCAPSVPRYDQPPPLPPPVTYQPLPAERNQPVLVPANPYHTAEIPDWLQVYARAPLKYDHILKWELFQLADLDTYQGMLKLLFMKELEHIVKSYEAYRQALLSEVEARKQRQQWYAQQPNNNFIGNM; this is encoded by the exons ATGCTCTCTCGAAAGAAAAGTAAAAACGAAGCGTCTAAACCAGCCGAGGTACACGGAAAATATGTGAAGAAGGAAACGTCGCCGCTCCTGAGAA ATCTCATGCCCTCATTCATCCGCCATGGACCCACTATTCCCAGACGCACCGAGGTTCCCCTGCCGGACATGGGCCCCTCTGCGTACCCAGTGGCCCCCAACCGGGAGACCGTGGTGTCCCGTCGAACCCCTGTGCCGAGGCCCCCCCATGAGGTAGCCCGCAGAGAGACCCACCGGGTGTCGGCCCCCCCGTTCATGCCCCGCAGCCTGGGAGACCTCTCCCACGAGTACGGGGGTTCCTCCCAGTCCTTCGTCACAGACATGGGCCCCCGGTCTGAGAACGGAGACCCCACTCGGTATTACTACCCCTCGGAGCCCTACTATGGAAGCCAGCAGCAGCGCCCTCCCAGGAGGATCCCAGACAGCTTCCCAGAGGAATACAGATACTGTGATCGAAATGAGCACAACTTACAGAGACACCCAAGACAACACACACCCCCGGCCCCCAGCAGACCCCCCTCAG GGATAGGTCGAATACAGGCCAAGTCCCTGGGCAATCTCTCCAGTCTGACGGGAGAGGACCTCCCTCTTCCGGCCGGCTGGACGGTCGACTGGACGATCCGTGGTAGGAAATACTACATTGACCACAACACTAACACTACACACTGGAGCCACCCTCTGGAGAGGGAGGGGCTCCCCCCAGGCTGGGAGAAGGTGGAGTCTGCTGAGTTTGGGGTCTACTATGTGGATCACATCAACAAGAGGGCGCAGTATCGTCATCCCTGTGCTCCCAG CGTGCCCCGCTATGATCAGCCCCCCCCTTTACCCCCTCCTGTCACCTACCAGCCCCTCCCTGCAGAACGGAACCAACCCGTCCTGGTTCCAGCGAACCCCTACCACACAGCAGAGATCCCAGACTGGCTACAGGTCTACGCCCGCGCACCACTCAA GTATGACCACATCCTGAAGTGGGAGCTGTTCCAGCTGGCTGACCTGGACACATACCAGGGGATGCTGAAGCTGCTGTTCATGAAGGAGCTGGAGCACATTGTCAAATCGTACGAGGCGTACCGGCAGGCACTGCTGTCCGAGGTGGAGGCTCGCAAACAGCGGCAGCAGTGGTACGCTCAGCAGCCCAACAACAACTTCATAGGGAACATGTAA